AACGCCCGGCTTAGGATGAGAGTCCTGAGCCGGGCGTTTCTATGCTGCCCCATGGGGTGGCTGCCGGATTTCTGGCCGGGCTACCGGGCCAGCACCAGCCGGCTGTGGTAAAGCTGGTCGTTTACTTTCAGCTCGCACACATAGAGGCCGTTGTCCAGCCCGGCGCCGTTTAGCTCCAGTTGGTGCTGCCCGGCCGGCAGCTGGCGGGCCGGTACCTCCCGCACCAGGCGGCCACCCAGCGCAAACAGGCGCACGGCCACGGAGGCCGGTTCTGATACGCTCAGGTGCAGGGTAGCCGAAGTGGAGAAAGGGTTGGGAAAGAAGCTGAAGGCTACATTCCGGCCCGGGCCTGGCTGCGCCGGGTTGCCCACCTGCGGTGCGCCCGGCATAGCCCCCACATAGAAGGAGCGCATCATATCATGGTCTTCGTGGGAGAGAATATGGCAGTGCCACACGTATAGCCCGGGTCTATCAAAGGTGGCCACCAGGCGGGTTACTTCGCCGGGCCGGATGGGGTAGGTATCTTTTCTGCCGTCCTGTCCGCTTTCCGGGCGCTTCAGCGGCCCTTGCAGCTGCACCTGAGAGAGGGCGCCGTTTTCCGGATTGATAGTGCCCGTGAATTCCTGGGAGCTGAGTACCCGGAAAGACACCAGGTGCAAATGAATGGGGTGGGCATCTTCCGTCAGGTTATAAATCTCCCAGATTTCCGTGCTGTTCATGGCCGGGTTTTCAGTAATCGGGTCTTCAAACATAAACACGCCGCCATCCATCGTACCCAGCATGGGTTTCAGGCGGCCATATTCATCTTCGGCTTCATACAGAATCAGCTTTCTGACGTTGGTAGCCGCGGGTAAACTGGGCAGCGGAGCGCGCAGGGTAGCGGGCACCGGCGTGCGCGGATAGGCCGGGTTCAGCGGCACACACACTTTAAAAGCCATAATCTGTGCCAGGGCATCATCGGCCTCTACCGGGTCGCCGTTTGGGAAAGGGATGGCGGCATTGTTGGTGAGGATGATGGTTTTGCCTTGCAGCTCTGCCGCCGAGAAGTCAATGATGACGTCTTTCCGCTCGGCGGGCGCTAGCAACAGCTGGCCCTGCTCTACGGGTTGCGGCAGCAGGCCATTGTCGGAGCCGATTTGCCACATCTTCAGGCCCCGCGTCAGCTGCAGGTTATAGAAGCGGGAGTCGGAGCCATTCAGCAGCCGGAAGCGGTACTGGCGGGGCTCCACTTTTAGCAGGGGCCAGGCCTTGCCGTTCACCAGCATAATATCCCCAAAAAACTCGGGCAGAATGCTGGGTGCCGGTTGGTCGGGCTCCTCCGGCTCTGAGGGGTAAAACAACTGCCCATCGGTGGTAAACATCCGGTCCTGTATGGCCAGGCCAATATCATAGGGGCTGGCCGGCAGCTTGTTGCTTTTTTGCAGCCCCTGCTCCACGTTATCGGTCAGCAGATAGAAGCCGGCCAGGCCCGCATACACATTCAGGCGGGTGATGCCCTGCGCGTGGTCGTGGTACCAGAGGGTGGCGGCCTCCTGGCTGTTATCGTAGAAATAGGGAGTCTGCTCGCCTTTGCGGTAGGCCGGGCCTTTGCTGCGCCCAAAAGGCGTGTACCAGGCCTGGGAGAGGCCGTCGCTGGCAGATTCGGTGTGGCCCCCATGCAGGTGCGTAACAATGGGGATGCCCGGCGTAGATGGCGCGGCCCAGTCAATGGTTTTATCAATGGGCAGTAAGTGGGGAAGTGGCGCCCCGTGGGCATCCACCAGCCGGTTCAGCCATTTCACCAATACGGGCTGGCCTTTCTTCGCCAGCAGGGTAGGGCCGGGATACTGGCCGTTGTAGCCCCACACCGTAGTGAGCACCGGCTTTCCCGCCTCGTCTTTCAGCCCCAGTCCCAGATCCTGCTGAAACTGCGAAATGGTCATGGTTATGAGTCGGCTGTTTGCACCGGTTGCGTTAATAACTGCCGGAATGGGTAGCGGGTTAACGAATTTGGGCACTGAAGCCGGGGAGAGAAGAGCCTGTCCCTGGCCCACTATGCTGGTAAATAGCAAGGCTACCAGCAGGAGCAGCCTCCGGCGAGTGGATGGATAGAGTGGCGGTTGCATTTTTCATACCTGGTTAAATTTTTCACATAGCACGTCATCAGTTAACTACAGGGGATTCCTGTGCGGTTAGGGAGTATGTATTTAAAATATTTAATTATATATATATAAGAAATGACATAAATCATTGCTATGGCCTGGCAG
The Hymenobacter sp. DG25B genome window above contains:
- a CDS encoding multicopper oxidase domain-containing protein produces the protein MTISQFQQDLGLGLKDEAGKPVLTTVWGYNGQYPGPTLLAKKGQPVLVKWLNRLVDAHGAPLPHLLPIDKTIDWAAPSTPGIPIVTHLHGGHTESASDGLSQAWYTPFGRSKGPAYRKGEQTPYFYDNSQEAATLWYHDHAQGITRLNVYAGLAGFYLLTDNVEQGLQKSNKLPASPYDIGLAIQDRMFTTDGQLFYPSEPEEPDQPAPSILPEFFGDIMLVNGKAWPLLKVEPRQYRFRLLNGSDSRFYNLQLTRGLKMWQIGSDNGLLPQPVEQGQLLLAPAERKDVIIDFSAAELQGKTIILTNNAAIPFPNGDPVEADDALAQIMAFKVCVPLNPAYPRTPVPATLRAPLPSLPAATNVRKLILYEAEDEYGRLKPMLGTMDGGVFMFEDPITENPAMNSTEIWEIYNLTEDAHPIHLHLVSFRVLSSQEFTGTINPENGALSQVQLQGPLKRPESGQDGRKDTYPIRPGEVTRLVATFDRPGLYVWHCHILSHEDHDMMRSFYVGAMPGAPQVGNPAQPGPGRNVAFSFFPNPFSTSATLHLSVSEPASVAVRLFALGGRLVREVPARQLPAGQHQLELNGAGLDNGLYVCELKVNDQLYHSRLVLAR